One Epinephelus lanceolatus isolate andai-2023 chromosome 17, ASM4190304v1, whole genome shotgun sequence genomic window carries:
- the fhip2a gene encoding FHF complex subunit HOOK interacting protein 2A, translating to MFSKFTSILQHAVEALAPSLPLQEDFVYHWKAITHYYIETSDDKAPVTDTNIPSHLEQMLDILTQEEGERESGETGPCMEYLLHHKILETLYTLGKADCPPGMKQQVLTFYTKLLAHIRQPLLPHINVHRPVQKLIRLCGEVLAAPTENEEIQFLCIVCAKLKQDPYLVNFFLENKSKRPETKSSGETEAVKENVSAPDTGQSPAEEQADHPEEPQAAAAASTSSPTSNNNNSNNYNLVTSLLNLTKSPDGRIVVKACEGLMLLVSLPEPAAAKCLTENTELCELLTDRLVSFYKALPQSMDPLDIETVESVNWGLDVYNLKEDAAVFTGKRALISFLSWLDYCDQLIKEAQKSAAAVMAKAVRERFFVSVMEPQLMQTSEVGILTSTALLNRIIRQVTSEALLQEMIYFLLGEEREPETPATMAQNPLRHRLIEHCDHLSDEISIMTLRLFEQLIQKPNQHILHSLVLRSLEERNYLENKPQEEREPLENGQPHDAVDLEEDPLFGDDLSPDSRLSGSDWLSSSPPQSPDHSKSDGKTEVHKIVNSFLCLVPDEAKSSYHVEGTGYDTYLRDAHRQFRDYCGVCQRWDWRGNPKPFEKCNLESPFFEGHFLKVLFDRMGRILDQPYDVNLQVTAVLSKLSLFPHPHLHEYLLDPYINLAPGCRSLFSVIVRVVGDLMLRIQRIPDFTPKLLLVRKRLLGLEPEGINIDHMTLLEGVIVLEEFCKELAAIAFVKYHAAASSSP from the exons ATGACAAAGCTCCAGTCACAGACACCAACATCCCATCCCACCTGGAACAGATGCTGGACATCCTGACCCAGGAGGAGGGCGAAAGGGAGTCTGGAGAGACAGGACCCTGCATGGAGTATCTCCTACATCATAAGATCCTGGAGACTCTCTACACTTTGGGCAAGGCAGAT TGTCCTCCAGGGATGAAGCAGCAGGTGCTCACCTTCTACACAAAGCTGCTCGCACACATTCGTCAACCTCTCCTGCCACACATCAATGTCCACAGACCTGTACAG AAACTAATCCGTCTGTGTGGGGAGGTGCTAGCTGCTCCTACAGAAAACGAAGAGATTCAGTTCCTTTGTATAGTGTGTGCCAAACTGAAGCAGGACCCATACCTTGTTAACTTCTTTCTAGAG AACAAGTCAAAGAGACCTGAGACAAAGAGTTCTGGAGAGACAGAGGCGGTGAAGGAGAATGTGTCGGCCCCAGACACTGGTCAGTCTCCGGCAGAGGAACAGGCCGACCACCCAGAGGAGCCtcaggctgcagctgctgcttccACCTCTAGTCCAAccagtaacaacaacaacagcaacaattacAATCTTGTCACCTCGCTGCTCAACCTCACAAAGAGCCCT GATGGCAGGATAGTAGTAAAGGCATGTGAGGGCCTGATGCTGCTGGTCAGTTTACCAGAGCCTGCAGCTGCCAAGTGTTtgactgaaaacactgagctcTGTGAGCTCCTGACTGACAGGCTGGTGTCCTTCTATAAAGCCCTGCCACAGTCCATGGACCCCTTGGACATTGAGACAGTGGAGTCGGTCAACTGGGG TCTGGACGTTTATAACCTGAAAGAGGATGCTGCTGTGTTCACAGGGAAGAGGGCTCTCATCTCTTTCCTGTCCTGGCTAGATTACTGTGACCAGCTCATCAAGGAGGCTCAGAAG tcagcagctgcagtgatggCAAAAGCAGTGAGAGAAAGATTCTTCGTGTCTGTCATGGAGCCACAGCTTATGCAGAC GTCGGAGGTAGGCATCCTGACCTCCACAGCCCTGCTGAACAGGATCATCCGGCAGGTGACATCAGAGGCTCTGCTGCAGGAGATGATTTACTTCCTgctgggagaggagagagagcccGAGACTCCAGCCACTATGGCTCAGAATCCACTCAGACACAGACTCATCGAGCACTGTGACCATCTGTCAGACGAG ATTAGCATCATGACACTGCGGCTATTTGAGCAGCTGATCCAGAAGCCCAACCAGCACATCCTGCACAGCTTGGTGCTGCGAAGCCTGGAGGAGAGGAACTACCTGGAGAACAAACCACAGGAGGAGCGGGAGCCCCTGGAGAACGGGCAGCCCCATGATGCCGT AGACCTCGAGGAGGACCCACTGTTTGGCGATGACCTTTCTCCAGACAGCAGGCTGTCTGGTTCTGATTGGCTCAGCTCCTCTCCACCACAGAGTCCCGACCACTCAAAGTCTGACGGAAAGACAGAGGTCCACAAGATTGTCAACAG TTTCCTGTGTTTGGTGCCCGATGAGGCGAAGTCGTCGTATCATGTCGAAGGCACAGGCTATGACACCTACCTCAGAGATGCACACAGACAG TTCAGGGACTATTGTGGGGTCTGCCAGCGGTGGGACTGGAGGGGAAATCCAAAGCCTTTTGAGAAGTGCAACTTGGAGAGTCCATTTTTCGAGGGCCACTTCCTGAAGGTTCTCTTCGACAGGATGGGTCGCATCCTGGATCAG ccGTATGATGTCAACCTGCAGGTGACCGCTGTGCTGTCCAAGCTGTCTTTGTTTCCACATCCTCACTTGCACGAGTACCTGCTGGACCCTTATATCAACCTGGCCCCTGGCTGCAGGTCCCTGTTCTCTGTCATCGTCAGG GTGGTGGGAGATCTCATGTTAAGGATTCAGCGCATCCCAGACTTCACACCCAAACTGCTGCTTGTGAGAAAGAGATTATTAGGTCTGGAGCCAGAGGGTATCAA CATCGACCACATGACTCTGCTGGAGGGGGTGATTGTGCTGGAGGAATTCTGCAAAGAGCTGGCGGCCATCGCCTTCGTCAAATACCACGCAGCTGCTTCCTCCTCACCGTAA